A region of Solanum dulcamara chromosome 7, daSolDulc1.2, whole genome shotgun sequence DNA encodes the following proteins:
- the LOC129896443 gene encoding chaperone protein dnaJ 8, chloroplastic-like: protein MATAMGMVGSIGGCGAASASLFRFRNSGKKNTRNNKNRFRVSCVYSSAAVEDPYKTLRIQPGASESEVRKAFRQLALKYHPDVCRGNNCGVQFHQINEAYDVVMSNLRGETRAELEMVDEYDDSSNDESMRGMYEPDWDLWEEWMGWEGAGIRNYTSHVNPYI from the exons ATGGCTACTGCTATGGGAATGGTGGGAAGTATTGGGGGTTGTGGAGCAGCCTCTGCATCTCTATTTCGATTCAGGAACTCAGGGAAGAAGAACACCagaaacaacaaaaatagaTTTAGGGTTTCTTGTGTTTATTCATCCGCTGCCGTGGAGGATCCGTACAAGACCTTGAGGATTCAACCCGGTGCATCTGAATCTGAAGTTAGAAAGGCCTTTAGACAGCTTGCTCTTAAG TATCACCCAGACGTATGCAGAGGAAACAATTGTGGCGTCCAATTTCACCAAATTAATGAAGCTTACGAT GTTGTGATGAGTAACTTGAGAGGTGAAACACGAGCGGAGTTGGAGATGGTTGATGAGTATGATGATAGTAGTAATGATGAATCAATGAGAGGAATGTATGAACCAGATTGGGATCTATGGGAAGAGTGGATGGGATGGGAAGGTGCTGGCATTCGTAATTATACTTCCCATGTTAATCCTTACATATGA
- the LOC129896944 gene encoding uncharacterized protein LOC129896944, whose amino-acid sequence MEKNTGSETKKMNGAGGGGGFRAKLEHILYSGEKKHVIGGIAVIGVIFGVPWYFMTRGSKQQSHQDYLEKADKARSARLSAGSSSTK is encoded by the exons ATGGAGAAGAATACGGGAAGTGAGACGAAGAAGATGAATGGagcaggaggaggaggagggtTTAGGGCCAAATTGGAGCATATCTTATATAGCGGTGAGAAGAAGCACGTCATCGGCGGCATCGCCGTCATCGGCGTCATCTTCGGTGTTCCCTGGTACTTCATGACCCGAG GCTCCAAGCAACAGTCTCACCAAGATTACTTGGAGAAAGCTGATAAGGCACGGAGTGCGAGGCTTTCTGCTGGTTCATCCTCAACTAAATAA